A single genomic interval of Camelina sativa cultivar DH55 chromosome 11, Cs, whole genome shotgun sequence harbors:
- the LOC104721604 gene encoding probable clathrin assembly protein At4g32285: MALSMRKAIGVVKDQTSIGIAKVASNLAPDLEVAIVKATSHDDDQSSEKYIREILSLTSLSRGYVHACVASVSRRLKKTRDWIVALKALMLVHRLLNEGDPLFQEEILHATRRGTRILNMSDFRDEAHSSSWDHSAFVRTYASYLDQRLELALFERKGKNGGGSGGSSSHQSNGDDGYGRFRDDFRSPPPRSYDYESGNGFGMPKRSRSFGDMNEIGGGRDEKKSVTPLREMTPERIFGKMGHLQRLLDRFLSCRPTGLAKNSRMILIAMYPVVKESFRLYADICEVLAVLLDKFFDMEYTDCVKAFDAYASSAKQIDELIAFYHWCKDTGVARSSEYPEVQRITSKLLETLEEFVRDRAKRGKSPERKEIEAPPPAAAPVEEPAVDMNEIKALPPPENYTPPPPPAPEPKPQQPQVMEDLVNLREDNVTGDEQGNKFALALFAGPPGNNGKWEAFPSDNGVTSAWQNPAAEIGKADWELALVETASNLENQKAAMGGGLDPLLLNLMYDQGAVRQHVSTSELTGGSSSSVALPLPGKNSHILALPAPDGTVQQVNQDPFAASLTIPPPSYVQMAEMDKKQYLLTQEQQLWQQYQQEGMRGQASLAKMSPAPTAMPYGMPPVNGMGPPPMGYYYNNPY; this comes from the coding sequence ATGGCGCTGAGCATGCGTAAAGCGATCGGAGTTGTCAAGGATCAGACCAGCATCGGCATAGCGAAGGTAGCTAGCAACCTTGCTCCAGATCTGGAAGTTGCGATCGTTAAAGCTACAAGCCACGACGACGATCAATCTAGTGAGAAGTACATCCGCGAGATCCTTAGCCTTACTTCACTCTCTCGTGGTTACGTCCACGCCTGTGTCGCCTCCGTCTCACGTCGTCTCAAAAAGACACGTGACTGGATCGTTGCTCTCAAGGCTCTTATGCTCGTTCACCGTCTTCTTAACGAAGGTGATCCTCTCTTTCAAGAAGAGATCCTTCACGCTACGAGACGAGGTACTAGGATTCTTAACATGTCTGATTTTCGTGATGAGGCTCATTCTAGCTCTTGGGATCACTCTGCTTTCGTTAGAACGTATGCTAGTTACTTGGATCAGAGGCTTGAATTGGctctttttgagagaaaagggaaaaatggTGGTGGTTCTGGTGGTAGTAGTAGTCATCAAAGCAATGGTGATGATGGTTATGGTCGGTTTAGGGATGATTTTAGGTCTCCTCCTCCAAGAAGTTATGATTACGAGAGTGGTAATGGTTTTGGTATGCCTAAGAGGTCTCGTTCTTTTGGAGATATGAATGAGATTGGAGGAGGGAGAGACGAGAAGAAATCAGTTACTCCTTTAAGAGAGATGACACCTGAGAGGATTTTTGGAAAGATGGGTCATTTGCAGAGGCTGCTTGATCGGTTTTTATCTTGTCGGCCTACTGGTTTAGCTAAAAACAGCAGGATGATCTTGATTGCTATGTACCCGGTTGTGAAAGAAAGTTTTAGGCTTTACGCTGACATCTGTGAGGTCTTGGCTGTTCTGCTTGATAAGTTTTTCGATATGGAGTATACTGATTGTGTTAAGGCCTTTGATGCTTATGCTAGTTCCGCTAAACAGATTGATGAGCTCATTGCGTTTTATCATTGGTGTAAGGACACTGGCGTGGCGAGATCTTCTGAGTACCCTGAGGTTCAGAGGATCACGAGCAAGCTGTTGGAGACACTAGAAGAGTTTGTGAGAGACAGAGCCAAGAGGGGCAAAAGTCCTGAGCGGAAAGAGATAGAAGCTCCTCCTCCTGCTGCTGCTCCGGTGGAAGAGCCAGCTGTTGATATGAATGAGATCAAAGCGCTTCCTCCTCCAGAGAATTACactcctccacctccacctgCACCAGAGCCTAAACCGCAGCAACCACAAGTAATGGAAGATCTAGTCAACTTGAGAGAAGATAATGTCACTGGTGATGAGCAAGGGAACAAGTTTGCTCTCGCTCTTTTTGCGGGTCCGCCAGGTAACAACGGCAAATGGGAAGCTTTCCCTTCTGATAACGGCGTGACATCGGCTTGGCAGAATCCAGCTGCAGAGATTGGGAAGGCTGATTGGGAACTGGCATTGGTCGAGACAGCTAGTAATCTTGAAAATCAGAAAGCCGCAATGGGTGGTGGTTTAGATCCGTTGTTACTCAATTTGATGTACGATCAAGGAGCTGTTAGACAACACGTTAGCACCTCAGAGTTAACCGGTGGAAGTTCAAGCAGCGTAGCGCTTCCTTTACCGGGTAAAAACAGTCATATACTAGCACTCCCTGCACCAGATGGAACCGTTCAGCAAGTGAACCAAGACCCTTTCGCTGCGTCCTTGACCATTCCGCCTCCTTCATACGTGCAAATGGCTGAGATGGACAAAAAGCAATATCTCTTGACTCAGGAGCAGCAGTTATGGCAGCAATATCAGCAAGAAGGAATGAGAGGTCAAGCTAGTTTGGCCAAGATGAGTCCAGCCCCAACCGCAATGCCTTATGGGATGCCACCGGTTAACGGGATGGGACCGCCGCCTATGGGGTATTACTACAACAACCCTTACTga
- the LOC104721605 gene encoding auxin-responsive protein IAA29-like isoform X2: MELDLGLSLSPHTNSSKLGFDFDLNKHCAFDVSTASRLDSEKLHFEATFRSNIEEDCYVPKPSVFALNDRPNEEDEDPLESESSTVYERITAVMNNRMATVESVGSSSTISSRSSMYVKVKMDGVAIARKVDIKLFNSYESLTDSLITMFTQYEDCEREDTNYAFIFQGKEGDWLLPGDVPWRIFAESVHRISIIRDRPCAYTRLLF; this comes from the exons ATGGAGTTGGATCTTGGTCTCTCTCTTTCGCCTCATACTAACTCTTCAAAGTTAGGGTTTGACTTTGACCTCAACAAGCATTGTGCCTTCGACGTTAGTACTGCCTCTCGTTTGGATAGCGAAAAACTGCATTTTGAGGCGACGTTTAGGTCGAATATCGAAGAAGATTGTTATGTGCCAAAACCAAGTGTGTTTGCCTTGAATGACCGGCCCAACGAGGAAGACGAAGATCCTTTGGAATCCGAGTCTTCGACTGTATACGA GAGGATCACTGCAGTGATGAACAATCGAATGGCTACAGTTGAAAGCGTTGGATCATCATCGACGATATCATCGAGATCATCAATGTATGTAAAGGTTAAGATGGATGGTGTGGCAATAGCAAGGAAGGTGGATATCAAGCTTTTCAACTCCTACGAGTCCCTCACTGACTCCTTGATCACCATGTTTACCCAAT ATGAAGACTGTGAGAGAGAAGATACAAACTATGCATTCATCTTCCAAGGGAAAGAGGGTGACTGGCTACTACCAGGGGATGTTCCATGGAG GATCTTTGCGGAATCTGTTCATCGAATATCAATTATTAGGGATCGTCCGTGTGCATATACaagacttttgttttaa
- the LOC104721605 gene encoding auxin-responsive protein IAA29-like isoform X1, translated as MELDLGLSLSPHTNSSKLGFDFDLNKHCAFDVSTASRLDSEKLHFEATFRSNIEEDCYVPKPSVFALNDRPNEEDEDPLESESSTVYDEEENSEVVGWPPVKSCMIKYRSYHHRHSRNHHHCPYHHHGRRITAVMNNRMATVESVGSSSTISSRSSMYVKVKMDGVAIARKVDIKLFNSYESLTDSLITMFTQYEDCEREDTNYAFIFQGKEGDWLLPGDVPWRIFAESVHRISIIRDRPCAYTRLLF; from the exons ATGGAGTTGGATCTTGGTCTCTCTCTTTCGCCTCATACTAACTCTTCAAAGTTAGGGTTTGACTTTGACCTCAACAAGCATTGTGCCTTCGACGTTAGTACTGCCTCTCGTTTGGATAGCGAAAAACTGCATTTTGAGGCGACGTTTAGGTCGAATATCGAAGAAGATTGTTATGTGCCAAAACCAAGTGTGTTTGCCTTGAATGACCGGCCCAACGAGGAAGACGAAGATCCTTTGGAATCCGAGTCTTCGACTGTATACGA TGAGGAGGAAAATAGCGAAGTCGTGGGATGGCCACCAGTAAAATCATGTATGATAAAGTATCGTAGTTATCATCATCGTCATAGTCGTAATCACCATCATTGCCCATATCATCATCATGGTAGGAGGATCACTGCAGTGATGAACAATCGAATGGCTACAGTTGAAAGCGTTGGATCATCATCGACGATATCATCGAGATCATCAATGTATGTAAAGGTTAAGATGGATGGTGTGGCAATAGCAAGGAAGGTGGATATCAAGCTTTTCAACTCCTACGAGTCCCTCACTGACTCCTTGATCACCATGTTTACCCAAT ATGAAGACTGTGAGAGAGAAGATACAAACTATGCATTCATCTTCCAAGGGAAAGAGGGTGACTGGCTACTACCAGGGGATGTTCCATGGAG GATCTTTGCGGAATCTGTTCATCGAATATCAATTATTAGGGATCGTCCGTGTGCATATACaagacttttgttttaa
- the LOC104721606 gene encoding UDP-N-acetylglucosamine/UDP-glucose/GDP-mannose transporter-like yields MRNTNPVLPVSDPPLAGEDDIDGKGVDDRLFKGSAMTKRGAYAALSYMACAVMLVLFNKAALSSYEFPCVNVITLFQMVSSSLFLYALRRRRIISFTAADSFSIDNASTFVPLKTLLHTLPLAISYLLYMLASMASVRGVNVPMYTTLRRTTVAFTMVIEYMLTGQRYTRSIIGSVGVIILGALFAGARDLSFDFYGYGVVFLANIATAVYLATIARTGKSSGLNSFGLMWCNGIICGPILMIWTFICGDLEKTINFPHLLSPGFMVVLLCSCVLAFFLNYSIFLNTTLNSALTQTICGNMKDLFTVGLGWMVFGGLPFDLMNVIGQILGFFGSGLYAYYKIIGR; encoded by the exons ATGAGGAATACTAACCCTGTTCTTCCGGTTTCCGATCCTCCTCTCGCCGGCGAGGATGATATCGACGGTAAAGGTGTCGACGATCGGCTTTTTAAAGGGTCCGCCATGACCAAACGTGGCGCTTACGCTGCTCTTTCTTACATGGCCTGTGCTG TTATGCTAGTGCTGTTCAATAAAGCAGCTCTATCTTCCTACGAGTTCCCGTGTGTAAACGTTATCACGTTATTCCAG ATGGTTTCCTCTAGCTTGTTTTTATATGCTTTGAGACGAAGGAGGATCATCTCTTTCACAGCTGCTGattctttttctattgataATGCCTCGACTTTTGTGCCATTGAAGACATTGCTTCACACCCTTCCTCTAGCAATTTCCTATCTTCTGTACATG CTAGCTTCTATGGCATCTGTTAGAGGGGTAAATGTTCCCATGTATACCACGCTTAGACGCACTACGGTGGCATTTACTATGGTGATTGAGTACATGCTCACTGGTCAGAGATATACTCGTTCTATCATTGGAAG TGTCGGCGTCATCATACTTGGCGCATTGTTTGCTGGAGCTAGGGACTTGTCGTTTGACTTTTATGGATATGGCGTTGTTTTCCTAGCCAACATAGCAACAGCAGTATATCTAGCAACCATTGCCCGGACTG GGAAATCAAGTGGCTTGAATAGCTTTGGCCTTATGTGGTGCAATG GAATCATATGCGGACCAATATTGATGATTTGGACATTTATTTGCGGTGACTTGGAGAAGACAATTAACTTTCCTCATCTTTTATCTCCTGGTTTCATG GTTGTGTTACTCTGCTCGTGTGTGCTGGCTTTCTTCTTAAACTACAGCATTTTCCTTAACACCACTCTCAACTCGGCTCTCACGCAGACAATTTGTGGCAATATGAAG GATCTATTCACGGTTGGACTAGGCTGGATGGTCTTTGGTGGACTCCCATTTGACCTG ATGAACGTGATTGGACAGATTCTTGGTTTCTTTGGGTCTGGTTTATATGCATATTATAAGATCATTGGGAGGTAA
- the LOC104721607 gene encoding uncharacterized protein LOC104721607 — protein sequence MDVPRRSFAASLSPLRLIDGLPRRRSFNYNQMPEEPIKLTVLKLDGSXXGIQVLRTATVGELKMAVEAAFAHLPITGPGKISWPHVWGQFCLCYEDKRLINEAEYLIEFGIKDGDQLRFIRHISNYCMLMVKQKSKTPRVSSLKQLKLFSTKPETLKMKVREGQEDSVDSIPRILQPSFLATVLGGWLSHKSTTPSQGGGTKHRNMTASRVFNKLITRLRFKCYSEKDVWNRKKLISET from the exons atgGACGTTCCACGCCGCTCTTTCGCTGCGTCTCTCTCGCCTCTCCGGCTGATCGATGGACTCCCGCGTCGGAGGAGTTTCAATTATAATCAAATGCCTGAAGAGCCCATCAAACTCACTGTTCTCAAGCTTGATGGATCTNNNN AAGGTATTCAAGTGTTGAGAACAGCCACAGTAGGGGAGCTCAAGATGGCTGTAGAAGCTGCTTTTGCTCACTTGCCCATCACAGGCCCTGGCAAGATCTCTTG GCCGCATGTTTGGGGACAATTCTGCTTATGTTATGAAGATAAAAGATTGATTAACGAGGCTGAGTACCTCATTGAATTCGGTATAAAAGACGGAGATCAG CTTCGATTCATCCGCCATATCTCAAATTACTGCATGTTGATGGTGAAGCAGAAGAGCAAGACACCACGTGTTTCTTCTTTGAAACAACTCAAACT GTTCTCAACCAAACCCGAAACCCTGAAAATGAAGGTAAGGGAAGGTCAAGAAGACAGTGTTGACTCCATCCCTCGGATCCTCCAACCAAGCTTTCTAGCGACTGTATTAGGAGGTTGGCTCTCTCACAAGTCGACAACGCCAAGTCAAGGAGGTGGTACTAAACACAGAAACATGACCGCAAGTAGAGTTTTTAACAAACTCATCACAAGGCTTCGCTTCAAGTGTTATTCCGAAAAGGATGTATGGAACAGAAAAAAACTCATCTCCGAAACATAA
- the LOC104721608 gene encoding ATP synthase subunit b', chloroplastic-like: MAANSIMASSKPLISLSSNQQPSKVQVPKFAKLPQIPKSLASSDLRSRALSLSSATAKSLALIAAFAPPSMAEAMEKAQLFDFNLTLPIIVVEFLFLMFALDKVYYSPLGNFMDQRDASIKEKLASVKDTSTEVKQLDEKAAAVMRAARAEIAAALNKMKKETQVEVEAKLAEGRQKVEAELQEALTSLEKQKEETIKALDSQIATLSEDIVKKVLPS; the protein is encoded by the exons ATGGCTGCTAACTCGATTATGGCATCCTCCAAACCCCTAATCTCCCTCTCCTCAAACCAACAACCAAGCAAAGTCCAGGTTCCCAAATTCGCCAAACTCCCCCAAATCCCCAAATCCCTAGCTTCATCCGACCTCCGTAGCAGAGCTCTATCGCTCTCTTCCGCCACCGCCAAATCCCTAGCTCTAATCGCCGCTTTCGCTCCACCGTCGATGGCCGAGGCGATGGAGAAGGCACAGCTCTTCGATTTCAACCTCACGCTTCCGATCATCGTCGTTGAGTTTCTCTTCCTGATGTTCGCGCTGGACAAGGTCTATTACTCTCCGCTTGGTAACTTCATGGACCAGAGAGACGCTTCGATTAAAGAGAAGCTCGCGAGCGTTAAGGACACTTCGACTGAGGTGAAGCAGCTCGATGAGAAAGCCGCCGCTGTGATGAGAGCTGCTAGGGCTGAGATCGCCGCTGCGCTTaacaagatgaagaaggagactCAG GTTGAGGTTGAGGCGAAGCTAGCTGAAGGAAGGCAGAAGGTGGAGGCGGAGCTACAAGAAGCTTTGACGAGCTTGGAGAAGCAGAAGGAAGAAACCATTAAAGCTTTGGATTCTCAGATCGCTACTCTCAGTGAAGACATTGTCAAGAAGGTCCTTCCttcttaa
- the LOC104721609 gene encoding E3 ubiquitin-protein ligase KEG-like codes for MASKIISGKPDDSEYEIIEGACESALAAGTSPWVDSSTLKLRHRIGRGPFGDVWLATHHQSTDDYDEHHEVAVKMLHPIKEYQKRVVVEFDDLFSKCQGMENVCLLRGVSTISGKICIIMKFYEGSVGDKMARRKGGKLLLPDILRYGVDLATGILELHSKGFLILNLKPSNFLLSDNDKAILGDVGIPYLLLSISLPSPDMAVRLGTPNYMAPEQWQPEVRGPMSFETDSWGFGCSIVEMLTSVQPWSGRSADEIFDLVVRKQEKLNIPNGIPPPLENLLRGCFMYDLRSRPSMTDILHVLKSLQNSEEEEIWRGIDSTEIRKSSATLGYTEWFLSKDHLQVGDKVRSRKPASSFKHENMDVPGGMVVGLERDTTDPDGFALVKVHGVHDPLRVHVSVLERVTNGLASGDWVRLKHGNKRHSPVGVLHSIDREGNVAVGFIGLPTLWKGTSSQLQMANAYRVGQFVKLKANVVIPRFKWMRKSIGIWATGRISQVLPNGCLEVDFPGVLPFKEEHGSCLADPAEVEIVNFNTCEGVMKKYEHLEDFHWAVRPLLIAMGLLTAMKLGFFVGKKIGRSKDGKQRDGSSAQGDCQIRDGQKSRKSKWLVFV; via the exons ATGGCTTCAAAGATTATTTCTGGCAAGCCGGATGATTCTGAGTATGAAATCATTGAAGGTGCGTGTGAGAGCGCTTTAGCAGCCGGGACAAGCCCATGGGTGGATTCTTCAACGTTGAAGCTTCGGCATCGGATTGGTAGAGGTCCTTTCGGTGATGTTTGGCTGGCTACTCATCATCAGTCAACTGACGACTACGATGAGCATCATGAAGTCGCCGTCAAAATGCTTCATCCTATCAAGGAGTATCAAAAAAGGGTTGTGGTAGAGTTTGATGATCTCTTCTCCAAGTGTCAAGGAATGGAGAATGTCTGTCTGCTCCGAGGAGTCTCTACTATCAGTGGAAAG ATATGCATCATCATGAAATTCTATGAAGGCTCTGTTGGTGACAAGATGGCTCGGCGTAAAGGAGGAAAGCTTTTACTGCCTGATATATTGAG ATACGGGGTTGATCTGGCTACAGGGATTCTGGAGTTGCACTCAAAAGGGTTTCTGATTCTCAATCTTAAGCCGTCTAACTTTCTTCTTAGTGATAACGACAAGGCCATCCTCGGGGATGTTGGGATCCCTTATCTCCTTCTTAGTATCTCTTTGCCAAGTCCTGATATGGCTGTGAGACTTGGAACTCCAAACTATATGGCTCCAGAACAGTGGCAACCAGAAGTAAGAGGTCCCATGTCCTTTGAGACTGATTCTTGGGGATTTGGATGCAGCATTGTAGAAATGCTGACTAGTGTACAACCTTGGTCTGGGAGATCCGCCGATGAAATATTTGATTTAGTGGTGAGAAAGCAAGAAAAGCTTAATATCCCCAATGGCATACcgcctcctctcgagaacctaCTTCGGGGTTGCTTTATGTATGATCTTCGAAGCCGACCTTCAATGACTGACATCTTACACGTCTTGAAGAG CTTGCAGAACtcagaggaggaagagatctGGAGAGGCATTGATAGTACAGAAATCAGGAAGAGCTCGGCAACTCTTGGTTATACAGAATGGTTTCTTTCAAAGGATCATCTGCAAGTGGGCGACAAGGTGCGTTCAAGAAAGCCTGCCAGTTCATTTAAGCATGAGAACATGGATGTGCCAGGAGGAATGGTGGTTGGTTTAGAACGTGACACCACAGACCCAGATGGGTTTGCGCTAGTTAAAGTCCATGGCGTTCATGACCCGTTAAGGGTTCATGTATCTGTTCTTGAACGGGTAACCAACGGATTAGCTTCTGGAGATTGGGTGCGTCTGAAGCACGGAAATAAGAGGCACTCTCCGGTTGGTGTTCTCCATTCAATTGACCGTGAGGGAAACGTAGCTGTTGGGTTTATTGGGTTGCCAACTCTCTGGAAAGGGACTTCATCGCAGCTTCAGATGGCTAATGCATACCGTGTGGGTCAATTTGTGAAGCTCAAAGCCAATGTTGTTATCCCGAGATTTAAATGGATGCGTAAAAGTATAGGGATATGGGCAACTGGCAGGATCTCTCAGGTTTTACCTAACGGTTGCCTTGAGGTGGACTTCCCTGGAGTGTTACCTTTTAAAGAGGAACATGGAAGTTGTCTTGCAGATCCGGCTGAAGTCGAGATTGTGAATTTTAATACATGTGAGGGAGtcatgaaaaaatatgaacatCTGGAGGATTTTCATTGGGCTGTGAGACCTTTGCTGATTGCTATGGGTCTATTGACAGCAATGAAGTTAGGGTTCTTTGTTGGGAAGAAAATAGGAAGGTCAAAGGATGGGAAACAACGTGATGGCTCGAGTGCACAAGGTGACTGTCAGATTCGGGATGGTCAGAAATCTCGCAAATCTAAATGGCTTGTGTTTGTTTAG
- the LOC104721610 gene encoding golgin subfamily A member 6-like protein 1 — protein sequence MMGFSQSQAIRLNLASFSSLSPCQYCLTRVNRQKQKSLVAFPSSRRAKRHSLLSVQSVLNNTRPNINDNRTDESANVLVEKLLARTQSLERQTNQHSVYPNDDLPYSNLGVLEPDLESALVALLKREEDLQDAERKLLSEKKKLNRAKEELAKREKVIGQASLKHESLQEELKRANAELALQAREIEELKHKLRERDEERVAMQSSLTLKEGELDQMREEVANRSKEVFVAISEYESKSRLLSKATEVVKRQEGEILALQRAIEEREEELEISKATKKLEQEKLRETEANLKKQAEEWLIAQDEVNKLKEETVKRLGEANETMEDFRRVKKLLTDVRFELVSSREALVSSREQMEEKEQVLEKQVDEVEEQRKSVLSYMQSLRDAHTEVESERVKLRVAEAKNFVLERELSVQKKLLEELREQLQKEKPLLEQAMHDISVIQDELYKKANVFQVSQNLLQEKESSLVEARLEIQYLKSEQASLELLLQEKDEELTEARNKLEEVNQEVTQLKALMTRREDQLMQATAMLKEKDVHLHRIEDELGSSNLKVTEAEMVVERIAELTSRLLMSTTNGQNQNTVRVNNEISFDSMQQPLESDYGTENKRLVMELNFTRESLRMKELEVLAVQRALTFKDEEINVVMGRLEAKERELKKLKEGTTNDSEDLKTLYALAQERIGEKTMGDLAIEKLQLEAAQLEVEAATSALQKLAEMSTELLTQADMSIEAEPTFIVMPANGFQQEKYSEGSNECLGEVKTEVGKLWSLTEKLLENAGIVARTSTGTKGVTL from the exons ATGATGGGTTTCTCTCAGTCTCAGGCCATTCGTCTCAATCTTGcttccttctcctctctctctccctgcCAG tattgtttgaCAAGAGTGAACCGACAGAAGCAGAAGAGTCTTGTCGCCTTCCCGAGCAGTAGAAGGGCAAAGAGACATTCTTTACTGAGTGTTCAATCAGTCTTGAACAATACAAGACCTAACATCAACGATAATCGAACAGATGAGTCTGCAAATGTTCTAGTCGAGAAATTATTAGCTCGGACACAGAGTTTGGAGAGACAAACCAATCAGCACTCGGTTTATCCTAACGATGATCTGCCCTATTCAAACCTTGGGGTGCTCGAGCCTGACCTAGAGTCCGCGCTAGTGGCCTTGTTGAAAAGGGAAGAGGACTTACAGGATGCTGAGAGAAAGCTTCTCTCtgagaaaaagaaactaaaccGGGCAAAGGAGGAGTTAGCAAAGCGTGAGAAAGTAATCGGCCAAGCTTCTTTGAAGCATGAAAGTCTACAAGAGGAGCTGAAGCGTGCAAATGCGGAGTTAGCTTTACAAGCCAGGGAGATAGAAGAATTAAAGCATAAGCTTAGGGAAAGAGACGAGGAACGTGTTGCTATGCAATCGTCCTTGACTTTGAAAGAAGGAGAACTAGATCAAATGCGTGAAGAGGTTGCAAACAGAAGCAAGGAAGTTTTTGTGGCTATTTCTGAATATGAAAGCAAGTCACGACTCTTAAGCAAAGCCACCGAAGTTGTCAAGAGACAAGAAGGTGAAATACTTGCGCTTCAGAGAGCCATAGAGGAGCGGGAAGAAGAACTAGAGATTTCTAAGGCTACGAAAAAACTTGAACAGGAAAAGCTCAGAGAAACAGAAGCCAACTTGAAGAAACAGGCAGAAGAGTGGCTGATAGCCCAGGATGAAGTGAATAAGCTGAAGGAAGAGACCGTGAAACGGTTAGGAGAAGCCAATGAAACCATGGAGGACTTCAGGAGAGTGAAAAAGCTTCTGACTGATGTGAGATTCGAGCTTGTTTCTTCTCGGGAAGCTTTGGTATCTTCCAGGGAGCAAATGGAAGAAAAGGAGCAAGTATTAGAAAAACAAGTGGATGAGGTCGAGGAACAGAGGAAAAGTGTGTTGTCATATATGCAAAGCTTGAGGGATGCTCACACTGAAGTAGAAAGTGAGAGAGTCAAGCTCAGAGTTGCTGAGGCTAAGAACTTTGTACTTGAGCGGGAATTATCAGTCCAGAAAAAACTGCTGGAGGAATTACGAGAACAGTTGCAGAAAGAGAAACCATTGTTGGAGCAAGCTATGCATGATATATCCGTTATTCAAGATGAGCTTTACAAAAAAGCTAACGTGTTTCAGGTATCACAGAATCTACTTCAGGAGAAAGAGTCAAGCTTGGTGGAGGCCAGACTAGAGATTCAGTATCTGAAGTCTGAACAGGCTTCTCTAGAACTGTTACTACAAGAAAAGGACGAAGAACTCACGGAAGCTCGAAATAAATTGGAAGAAGTGAACCAGGAGGTAACACAGCTAAAGGCGCTTATGACCAGAAGGGAAGATCAGCTTATGCAGGCAACTGCAATGCTAAAGGAGAAAGATGTCCACCTTCACAGGATAGAAGATGAGTTGGGCAGTTCCAACCTAAAGGTCACAGAAGCTGAAATGGTGGTGGAAAGAATTGCAGAATTGACGAGTAGATTGCTTATGTCAACCACCAACGGTCAAAATCAGAACACAGTAAGGGTTAATAATGAGATTAGCTTTGACTCGATGCAGCAACCACTAGAGAGTGATTACGGAACGGAGAACAAACGGCTAGTGATGGAGTTAAACTTTACCAGAGAAAGTCTACGGATGAAAGAATTGGAAGTTCTAGCTGTACAGAGGGCTTTGACATTTAAAGATGAGGAGATCAACGTGGTCATGGGAAGATTAGAAGCCAAGGAGCGGGAActcaagaaattgaaagaaggTACGACTAATGACAGTGAAGATTTGAAAACTCTATATGCCTTGGCACAAGAGAGAATAGGAGAAAAAACAATGGGTGATCTGGCCATAGAGAAGCTTCAGCTCGAGGCAGCTCAACTTGAAGTTGAAGCTGCTACCAGTGCATTACAGAAGCTTGCAGAAATGAGCACAGAACTTCTGACTCAAGCTGACATGAGCATCGAGGCGGAGCCAACTTTCATTGTAATGCCAGCAAACGGGTTTCAACAGGAAAAATATTCAGAAGGAAGTAATGAGTGTCTTGGCGAGGTAAAAACAGAAGTTGGCAAGCTTTGGTCCTTAACAGAGAAACTCCTGGAGAATGCAGGAATTGTTGCTCGTACATCCACAGGCACGAAAGGTGTGACTTTGTGA